The following are from one region of the Chloroherpetonaceae bacterium genome:
- a CDS encoding peroxiredoxin, giving the protein MISIGTKAPDFSLPDSFGKMISLSAFAGKYVLLVFYPGDNTPVCTAQLCGYRENFSAFTEKGIEVLAISTDSVASHEKFSTQYSFPFPLLSDEKREVSRLYDALSFLGISQRAYVLIGKDGFVKFSLSEVLPLFHHNATELLSKISLD; this is encoded by the coding sequence ATGATTTCAATAGGAACAAAAGCACCTGATTTTTCACTTCCAGATTCATTTGGAAAAATGATTTCTCTTTCAGCATTTGCCGGAAAATATGTATTGCTCGTTTTTTATCCCGGCGATAATACTCCGGTTTGCACTGCTCAGCTTTGCGGCTACAGAGAAAATTTTTCAGCGTTTACAGAAAAGGGGATTGAAGTGCTTGCGATTAGTACAGATAGTGTGGCTTCTCACGAGAAGTTTTCAACTCAATACAGTTTTCCATTTCCTCTTTTAAGCGATGAGAAAAGAGAAGTTTCTCGTCTTTATGATGCTTTATCTTTTTTGGGGATTTCACAACGGGCGTATGTGCTCATAGGAAAAGATGGTTTTGTGAAGTTTTCTTTGAGCGAAGTCCTGCCGCTCTTTCATCATAATGCAACTGAACTGCTATCCAAAATTTCGCTTGATTAG
- a CDS encoding UbiA family prenyltransferase, whose translation MSQGSIIISPLPNPFLRALDYFFLLRPTQFFPLWTTVLAGYILSLNLPIFSFPMFPIMAFTMLTLNYAGIFVLNQIVDRETDRINNKCFIVSHEMISLWSAWVIGIGITTIPLVWALMNSKPLLWVMISWTVAGVLYNFVGFMNQPVLGALTNGWLGFTSFFGGVYLNPEFQGPSAGLVFLYAAPYGLAWLAVHFLVTIPDATGDKKSQKNTFAVRYGMKATAAAAFVTDAICLLISLSIQEWIVGSVALISLPFFFIAYKAKTSEKIFLPVKLSIILLSLGVMLFIPLYALGFILIYFLSKFYYKKRLNLNYPSLKP comes from the coding sequence ATGTCACAAGGTTCGATCATCATTTCGCCGCTACCGAATCCGTTTTTACGCGCGTTAGATTACTTTTTTTTACTCCGACCGACTCAATTTTTTCCACTGTGGACAACCGTTTTAGCTGGCTATATTTTATCATTAAACCTCCCGATTTTTTCATTTCCTATGTTCCCCATAATGGCATTTACAATGCTCACCTTGAATTATGCGGGGATATTTGTCCTCAATCAGATTGTCGATCGAGAAACTGATCGAATTAATAACAAGTGTTTCATTGTCTCTCACGAGATGATTTCTCTTTGGTCTGCGTGGGTTATCGGAATTGGTATCACCACGATTCCACTTGTATGGGCATTGATGAATTCCAAACCTTTATTATGGGTCATGATTTCGTGGACGGTTGCCGGCGTATTATACAACTTTGTTGGGTTCATGAATCAACCTGTGTTAGGCGCATTAACAAACGGTTGGCTTGGGTTTACATCGTTTTTTGGAGGTGTTTATTTGAACCCTGAGTTTCAAGGCCCTTCAGCGGGGCTTGTGTTTCTTTATGCTGCACCCTATGGGCTTGCGTGGCTTGCCGTTCATTTTTTAGTCACAATTCCAGACGCAACAGGAGATAAGAAATCTCAAAAAAATACTTTCGCGGTGCGCTATGGAATGAAAGCGACTGCAGCGGCGGCATTTGTAACAGATGCAATCTGCTTGCTGATTTCACTTTCTATTCAAGAGTGGATTGTAGGTTCGGTTGCGTTAATTTCACTTCCTTTCTTTTTTATTGCTTATAAGGCAAAAACGTCTGAGAAGATTTTTCTGCCCGTAAAGCTTTCGATCATCCTGCTTTCACTCGGGGTAATGCTATTTATTCCGCTATATGCCTTGGGTTTTATCCTGATTTACTTCTTATCAAAATTTTATTACAAAAAAAGGTTGAATCTCAACTACCCATCACTAAAGCCTTAA
- the trpC gene encoding indole-3-glycerol phosphate synthase TrpC: MNTTYLDVILEEKRSEVSELSKSNIISQYEASLPFLSAPRKFHESLKRHAPDSIRLIAEIKKASPSKGVIVKDFDPLSRAETYEKIGASAFSILTDEQFFQGHLSYLQLIKNQIQLPILRKDFIIDELQVYQSRLYGADAILLIVAALGDEQLYRLLRLAKTLQLAVLTEIHDETELSRAISVGADIIGINNRNLRDFSVNIDLSLKLKSKLPNGIVTVSESGLNCANDVRLMEEAGFDAVLIGEGLTKNLPLEESLFHYPWRFRE, translated from the coding sequence ATGAACACGACCTATTTGGATGTCATTTTAGAAGAAAAGCGAAGTGAAGTTTCTGAGCTATCAAAATCGAACATTATTTCCCAATATGAGGCTTCCCTACCCTTTCTTTCTGCGCCACGAAAATTTCATGAGAGCTTAAAGCGACATGCTCCCGATTCAATTCGGTTGATTGCAGAAATAAAGAAGGCTTCTCCTTCAAAAGGGGTGATCGTTAAGGATTTTGATCCCCTCTCCCGAGCAGAGACTTACGAGAAAATTGGCGCGAGTGCCTTTTCTATTCTTACAGATGAACAATTTTTTCAAGGGCACTTATCTTATCTCCAACTCATCAAGAATCAGATTCAATTGCCCATTTTAAGAAAGGATTTTATCATTGATGAATTACAAGTTTATCAATCGCGGCTTTATGGCGCAGATGCGATTCTCTTAATCGTAGCAGCCTTGGGCGATGAGCAACTGTATCGATTGCTTCGATTAGCAAAAACACTCCAACTTGCTGTTTTAACTGAAATTCATGATGAAACAGAGCTTTCCCGAGCGATATCCGTTGGGGCGGATATTATCGGCATCAATAATCGAAACCTGAGAGATTTCTCAGTAAATATTGATTTATCACTTAAGTTAAAATCAAAATTGCCAAATGGTATTGTAACAGTTTCAGAAAGCGGGCTAAATTGTGCAAATGATGTTCGCCTGATGGAAGAAGCGGGTTTCGATGCCGTTTTGATTGGAGAAGGACTTACGAAAAACCTTCCACTCGAGGAATCACTTTTTCATTACCCTTGGCGATTCCGAGAATAA
- a CDS encoding ABC transporter ATP-binding protein: MSIEINNVVMKYHQSREPLLKIPQFSIESGAKIALVGRSGSGKSTLLNLIAGILKPTEGTIKVLNEEITSLSESQRDAFRAKSIGYVFQSFNLLQGFSAKENILLAMKFGSNEKNKSEKAALLLDTVGLSDKADKKPRELSVGEQQRVAIVRAIANDPKIILADEPTANLDEENTRIVLELLFNLTAQTDRTLILVTHEKEVAERFPTQLNLKTIIQKPQSEPAL, from the coding sequence ATGTCTATTGAAATCAACAATGTGGTAATGAAGTATCATCAAAGCCGTGAGCCATTGCTAAAGATTCCTCAGTTTTCAATTGAATCGGGGGCTAAAATTGCGTTGGTTGGTCGCTCCGGTTCGGGGAAATCAACGCTACTCAACTTGATTGCGGGGATTTTGAAACCCACCGAAGGAACCATCAAGGTACTGAATGAAGAAATTACATCTCTCAGCGAATCTCAAAGAGACGCCTTCCGTGCAAAGTCAATTGGGTATGTTTTCCAGTCTTTTAATCTTCTGCAAGGTTTCAGTGCTAAAGAAAACATCCTTTTAGCGATGAAATTCGGCTCCAATGAAAAAAACAAATCGGAGAAAGCAGCGTTGTTACTTGATACGGTTGGCTTATCCGATAAAGCTGATAAAAAACCCCGTGAACTCAGTGTCGGCGAGCAGCAACGGGTTGCGATTGTTCGCGCTATTGCCAATGATCCCAAAATCATCTTAGCCGATGAACCCACCGCAAATTTAGATGAAGAAAACACAAGAATTGTTCTTGAGTTACTTTTTAACTTAACTGCGCAAACCGATAGAACCTTAATTTTAGTCACGCACGAAAAAGAAGTCGCCGAACGATTTCCAACCCAACTTAATCTTAAAACAATCATACAAAAGCCGCAAAGCGAGCCTGCGCTATGA